From Natrinema amylolyticum, the proteins below share one genomic window:
- a CDS encoding VC_2705 family sodium/solute symporter, producing the protein MTGTANVVLQSGLLPEGLNVSFKLVPAILVLSMLFLFLAIGFVFRVADTENMWVAGRSIGNVENGMAIGANWMSAASYLGMAALIALSGFYGLAFVVGWTTGYFILLIFMAAQLRRFGKYTAPDFVGDRFNSDAARAIAAITTFLIGFVYAIGQARGMGLVGLYIFGDIGLPGLSGYQSMVVFMMAITVGYLTLSGMLGATKNMAVQYTILIIAFIAGLYVVGFTQGYSTVLPQIEYGMLISELGAEFSEPFSSGSYYLWIATCFSLIVGTCGLPHVLVRFYTVESERTARWSTVWGLFFICLLYWSAPAFAAFGTDLYGENVGAVYGDPGMSSAAGDVIVVLAAQLAELPQWFVGLIAAGGIAAAIATVAGLFIAGSSAISHDIYTNIINPDATQRQQILVGRLSIVALGVLTTLAALDPAAPIAALVSYAFSLAGSVLFPMFFLGMWWENTNRQGALAGMLTGLSIWSISMINEVVPTYIGSVEGAFVPALAQWMPAIGSALIAVPIVFAVTIVVSMVTDEPPMETKRVVRQCHSPEPMSQQQTAEDVVTDGGETPADD; encoded by the coding sequence ATGACGGGCACTGCGAACGTCGTTCTGCAGAGCGGACTCCTTCCGGAGGGCTTGAACGTCTCGTTCAAGCTCGTCCCGGCCATCCTAGTCCTCTCGATGCTGTTCCTGTTCCTCGCGATCGGCTTCGTCTTCCGCGTCGCCGACACCGAGAACATGTGGGTCGCGGGACGATCCATCGGGAACGTCGAGAACGGGATGGCGATCGGTGCCAACTGGATGTCCGCCGCGTCCTACCTCGGAATGGCGGCTCTGATCGCGTTGTCGGGCTTCTACGGCCTGGCGTTCGTCGTCGGCTGGACGACGGGCTACTTCATCCTGCTGATCTTCATGGCCGCACAGCTGCGACGGTTCGGGAAGTACACCGCACCGGACTTCGTCGGCGATCGCTTCAACTCCGATGCTGCACGCGCGATCGCGGCGATCACGACGTTCCTCATCGGGTTCGTCTACGCCATCGGCCAGGCTCGCGGGATGGGGCTGGTCGGCCTCTACATCTTCGGTGACATCGGCCTCCCGGGACTGTCCGGCTACCAGTCGATGGTCGTCTTCATGATGGCCATTACGGTCGGCTACCTGACCCTCTCGGGCATGCTGGGCGCGACCAAGAACATGGCCGTCCAGTATACCATCCTCATCATCGCGTTCATCGCCGGCCTCTACGTCGTCGGCTTCACCCAGGGGTACTCGACGGTGCTGCCCCAGATCGAGTACGGGATGCTGATCAGCGAACTCGGTGCCGAGTTCAGCGAACCCTTCTCGAGCGGGAGCTACTACCTGTGGATCGCGACGTGTTTCTCATTGATCGTCGGGACCTGTGGACTACCGCACGTGCTAGTGCGGTTCTATACGGTCGAGAGCGAGCGAACCGCTCGCTGGTCGACCGTGTGGGGCCTGTTCTTCATCTGCCTGCTGTACTGGAGCGCGCCCGCGTTCGCGGCCTTCGGGACCGACCTCTACGGCGAGAACGTCGGCGCGGTGTACGGTGATCCCGGCATGAGTAGTGCTGCGGGTGACGTCATCGTCGTGCTGGCCGCACAGCTGGCGGAGCTGCCTCAGTGGTTCGTCGGCCTTATCGCAGCGGGCGGCATCGCCGCGGCGATCGCGACGGTCGCCGGACTGTTCATCGCCGGCTCCTCGGCCATCAGCCACGACATCTACACGAACATCATCAACCCCGACGCCACGCAGCGCCAGCAGATTCTCGTCGGTCGCCTGAGCATCGTCGCGCTGGGCGTGCTGACGACGCTGGCTGCACTCGATCCCGCGGCACCCATCGCCGCGCTGGTGTCATACGCGTTCTCGCTCGCCGGCTCGGTGCTGTTCCCGATGTTCTTCCTCGGTATGTGGTGGGAGAACACCAACCGACAGGGAGCGCTCGCCGGCATGCTCACCGGACTGAGCATCTGGAGCATCTCGATGATCAACGAAGTCGTGCCGACGTACATCGGCAGCGTCGAGGGCGCGTTCGTCCCGGCGCTCGCGCAGTGGATGCCCGCGATCGGCTCGGCGCTGATCGCAGTCCCGATCGTGTTCGCCGTCACCATCGTCGTCTCGATGGTGACCGACGAGCCACCGATGGAGACCAAGCGGGTCGTCCGACAGTGTCACAGCCCCGAACCGATGAGCCAGCAACAGACCGCGGAAGACGTCGTTACCGACGGGGGCGAGACCCCCGCGGATGACTGA
- a CDS encoding universal stress protein: MYEKILVPTDGSETSEAAVEHAVDLAEKYEAGLHALYVIDTDSMSLSLGAEQLDRIEQGQYGEMEEVRERAERATGYVVDRAQERGLETVEHVSAGKPHSMIADYVETNGIDLVVMGSHGRSGVRRALLGSVTERTLRSTHVPVLVVDVDGQK, encoded by the coding sequence ATGTACGAAAAAATCCTCGTTCCGACGGACGGTAGCGAGACATCAGAGGCGGCCGTCGAGCACGCGGTCGATCTCGCCGAGAAGTACGAAGCCGGACTCCACGCACTGTACGTGATCGACACCGACTCGATGAGTCTGAGCCTCGGAGCCGAACAGCTCGATCGAATCGAGCAAGGCCAGTACGGCGAGATGGAAGAGGTGCGAGAGCGCGCCGAGCGAGCGACCGGCTACGTGGTCGATCGCGCCCAGGAGCGCGGGCTCGAGACCGTCGAGCACGTCTCGGCGGGGAAACCCCACTCGATGATCGCGGACTACGTCGAGACCAACGGAATCGATCTCGTCGTCATGGGATCGCACGGCCGATCGGGCGTCCGACGGGCGCTGCTCGGCAGCGTCACCGAGCGGACGCTCCGGTCGACGCACGTACCGGTCCTCGTTGTCGACGTCGACGGACAGAAGTAG
- a CDS encoding cupin domain-containing protein, with protein MNKGDAPALTRGDGLVSHILHSQRDVSETDLTITWVDVEPGARQVRHEHDPEQVYVVVAGEGVMSVGEDERAVEAGDLVHIPANTEHGLENTGDTTLEYVSAATPVFPEREVDEFYGE; from the coding sequence ATGAACAAAGGTGACGCACCGGCGCTCACTCGAGGCGACGGCCTCGTTTCCCATATCCTCCACTCGCAGCGAGACGTCTCAGAGACCGACCTCACGATCACCTGGGTCGACGTCGAACCGGGTGCGCGACAGGTCCGCCACGAACACGACCCCGAACAGGTCTACGTCGTCGTCGCCGGCGAGGGCGTGATGTCCGTCGGCGAGGACGAGCGCGCGGTCGAGGCCGGCGATCTCGTTCACATCCCGGCGAACACCGAACACGGCCTCGAGAACACCGGCGACACGACTCTCGAGTACGTCTCCGCGGCGACGCCGGTGTTTCCCGAACGCGAAGTCGACGAGTTCTACGGCGAGTAG
- a CDS encoding cupin domain-containing protein codes for MNKTNKADIEWKEYDRKETAFRRKEFSTAVDADDLGCSLYELPPGMRSWPYHYHTANEEAIYVLAGDGQLKTEDGLEPLTAGDYVTLPADERGGHRVVNDGDEPLRYLAMSTMNEPDVTVYPEMNKFGVFVGSPPGGRDERSLEGYYRIDDETDYWNK; via the coding sequence ATGAACAAGACCAACAAGGCCGACATCGAGTGGAAAGAGTACGACCGCAAGGAGACCGCGTTCCGCCGGAAGGAGTTCTCGACCGCCGTCGATGCCGATGATCTCGGCTGTAGCCTCTACGAGCTCCCGCCCGGAATGCGATCGTGGCCCTACCACTACCACACGGCCAACGAGGAGGCGATCTACGTGCTGGCGGGCGACGGCCAACTGAAAACCGAGGACGGCCTCGAGCCGCTGACAGCTGGCGACTACGTCACGCTCCCGGCGGACGAGCGCGGCGGCCACAGGGTCGTCAACGACGGCGACGAGCCGCTCCGATACCTGGCGATGTCGACGATGAACGAGCCAGACGTGACGGTCTACCCCGAGATGAACAAGTTCGGCGTCTTCGTCGGCTCGCCGCCAGGCGGCCGCGACGAGCGGTCGCTCGAGGGCTACTATCGGATCGACGACGAGACGGATTACTGGAATAAGTGA
- a CDS encoding tRNA (cytidine(56)-2'-O)-methyltransferase produces MHDDSEVAVLRLGHRPGRDDRMTTHVGLTARALGADRVLFPDNAGQSLETVADITDRFGGPFEAELTEGPQGVIRNWEGRVVHLTMYGERIQDVEDDIRAAHADEGDPLLLVVGSEKVPFDVYEEADWNVGVTNQPHSEVAGLAVFLDHLFEGRELEREWEDADRQVIPKETGKRVEPSDSAADSERE; encoded by the coding sequence ATGCACGACGACAGCGAGGTCGCCGTCCTTCGGCTCGGCCATCGCCCCGGCCGGGACGACCGGATGACGACCCACGTCGGACTGACCGCGCGGGCGCTGGGGGCCGACCGCGTGCTCTTTCCCGACAACGCCGGCCAGTCGCTCGAGACCGTCGCGGACATCACCGACCGCTTCGGCGGCCCCTTCGAGGCTGAACTCACCGAGGGACCACAGGGGGTCATCCGCAACTGGGAGGGACGGGTCGTCCACCTCACGATGTACGGCGAGCGCATCCAGGACGTCGAGGACGACATCCGAGCGGCCCACGCCGACGAGGGCGACCCGCTCTTGCTCGTCGTCGGCTCCGAGAAGGTCCCTTTCGACGTCTACGAGGAAGCTGACTGGAACGTCGGCGTCACCAACCAGCCCCATTCCGAAGTGGCTGGGCTGGCGGTCTTCCTCGACCACCTCTTCGAGGGGCGGGAACTCGAGCGGGAGTGGGAGGACGCCGACCGGCAGGTCATTCCGAAAGAGACGGGCAAGCGCGTCGAACCGTCGGATTCGGCCGCCGACTCGGAGCGGGAGTAA
- a CDS encoding MBL fold metallo-hydrolase, with protein sequence MVDVTILVDNTVATPIPKGLRGEWGFAAAVDDVLFDTGQSSSVVHNARLLDVPASFETIVLSHTHFDHTGGLDQFLDPLDKPTVYCHPDLWESRYSTGPPDGGEFPDPIHLGIPFSRTEVESGAAFVEHREPVEVAEGIFALGEIPREHRTTTNGKRRVDGELVDDTVDDDQAIAVRTTNGTALVLGCCHAGLRNSIEYAEAVTGEAVRYVIGGTHLVGVDADTVHELADWLEGKLELFAGTHCTGFQAQRILADRLPEAFRSVGVGSTIELPPTV encoded by the coding sequence ATGGTTGACGTAACGATCCTCGTCGATAACACGGTCGCGACGCCGATTCCGAAGGGGCTGCGCGGCGAGTGGGGGTTCGCGGCGGCCGTCGACGACGTCCTGTTCGACACCGGCCAGTCCTCGAGCGTCGTACACAACGCGCGGCTCCTGGACGTCCCCGCATCGTTCGAAACCATCGTCTTGAGCCACACCCACTTCGACCACACCGGCGGCCTGGATCAGTTCCTCGATCCGCTGGACAAGCCGACGGTCTACTGCCATCCCGACCTGTGGGAATCCCGTTACTCGACCGGCCCGCCCGACGGGGGCGAGTTCCCCGATCCGATCCACCTCGGGATTCCCTTTTCCCGGACCGAAGTCGAGAGCGGAGCCGCGTTCGTCGAACACCGGGAGCCGGTCGAGGTCGCCGAGGGGATCTTCGCGCTGGGCGAGATTCCCCGCGAACACCGGACGACGACGAACGGCAAACGCCGGGTCGACGGAGAACTCGTCGACGATACGGTCGACGACGACCAAGCGATCGCGGTCCGAACGACCAACGGCACGGCGCTCGTCCTCGGGTGTTGTCACGCCGGCCTGCGCAACTCCATCGAATACGCCGAGGCGGTGACCGGTGAGGCGGTCCGCTACGTCATCGGCGGAACGCATCTGGTCGGCGTTGACGCCGATACGGTCCACGAACTCGCCGACTGGCTCGAGGGGAAACTCGAACTATTCGCCGGGACCCACTGTACCGGATTTCAGGCGCAACGGATCCTCGCGGACCGGCTCCCCGAGGCGTTCCGGTCGGTCGGCGTCGGGAGTACGATCGAACTGCCGCCGACGGTATGA
- a CDS encoding class I adenylate-forming enzyme family protein encodes MDIDAVDESARTGNVAKLFDQTAAHHGDAQAMEHHGRRWTHAEVRDWTAELAGGLHDIGLEPGDRMLLFLPNCPQYLVASIGAFKAGVEISPVNPQYKRREVAYQLEDTDASAIVTHPALRETVDQATEDAGMEPEIVTIQSEDWPRDPDDHAFEELRGEPTLVDRADDDVALLPYTSGTTGDPKGVQLTHENTRAQLMWPLTASNVDVEPEDVRSLTWLPLYHITGFTHTALQPLVGGGRLYFRSALEWDARECMQLIEDEGITHFVGVTTMYADMVDADDFGEYDLTSLESASEGGAKLSTAVQERFEETAGVDISEGYGLTETHGATHTQSGSTFGLKHGTIGQPLRMTDCKIVDESGDEVPPGEEGELVVRGPQVMKGYLNLPDATAAAFTENGYFRTGDIARRDGNNYYEIVDRKKHMINTAGYNVYPSELENLLLEHEAVADVAVVGIPDERRNEVPKAFVVPASGVEPGSDVTAEEIREFCLEEVASYKHPREIEFIEELPRTTSGKIQKYKLEDEE; translated from the coding sequence ATGGATATCGACGCAGTCGACGAATCCGCGCGAACGGGGAACGTCGCGAAGCTATTCGATCAGACGGCGGCCCATCACGGGGACGCACAGGCGATGGAACACCACGGGCGGCGCTGGACCCACGCGGAGGTCCGCGACTGGACCGCCGAACTCGCCGGCGGCCTCCACGATATCGGCCTCGAGCCCGGCGATCGGATGCTACTCTTCTTGCCGAACTGCCCGCAGTACCTCGTCGCCTCGATCGGCGCGTTCAAGGCTGGCGTCGAGATCTCGCCGGTCAATCCGCAGTACAAGCGCCGCGAGGTCGCCTATCAGCTCGAGGACACGGATGCGAGTGCGATCGTCACGCATCCGGCGCTGCGGGAGACCGTCGATCAGGCGACCGAAGACGCCGGGATGGAGCCGGAGATCGTCACGATCCAGAGCGAGGACTGGCCCCGGGATCCCGACGACCACGCCTTCGAGGAACTGCGTGGCGAGCCGACGCTGGTCGACCGCGCGGACGACGACGTCGCCCTGCTGCCCTACACCTCCGGTACGACCGGCGATCCGAAGGGCGTCCAGCTCACCCACGAAAACACTCGGGCACAACTCATGTGGCCGCTGACGGCCTCCAACGTCGACGTCGAACCCGAAGACGTCCGGAGCCTCACGTGGCTCCCGCTCTACCACATCACCGGCTTCACTCACACTGCCCTCCAGCCGCTGGTCGGCGGCGGCCGACTCTACTTCCGCAGCGCGCTCGAGTGGGACGCCCGGGAGTGCATGCAGCTCATCGAGGACGAGGGGATCACCCACTTCGTCGGCGTAACGACGATGTACGCCGACATGGTCGACGCTGACGACTTCGGCGAGTACGATCTCACCAGCCTCGAGTCGGCCTCCGAGGGCGGCGCGAAGCTCTCGACGGCGGTTCAAGAGCGGTTTGAGGAGACCGCCGGCGTCGACATCTCGGAGGGCTACGGCCTCACCGAGACCCACGGCGCGACCCACACGCAGAGCGGCTCGACCTTCGGCCTGAAACACGGAACGATCGGCCAGCCGCTCCGGATGACCGACTGCAAGATCGTCGACGAGTCGGGCGACGAGGTCCCACCGGGCGAGGAAGGGGAACTCGTCGTCCGCGGCCCGCAGGTGATGAAAGGGTATCTCAACCTCCCCGACGCGACCGCGGCGGCCTTCACCGAGAACGGCTACTTTCGGACCGGCGATATCGCCCGCCGAGACGGGAACAACTACTACGAGATCGTCGACCGGAAGAAACACATGATCAACACCGCCGGCTACAACGTCTATCCCAGCGAACTCGAGAACCTGCTCTTGGAGCACGAGGCCGTCGCGGACGTCGCCGTCGTCGGGATTCCGGACGAACGACGCAACGAGGTGCCGAAGGCGTTCGTCGTTCCCGCGTCGGGCGTCGAGCCCGGCAGCGACGTGACCGCCGAGGAGATCAGAGAGTTCTGTCTCGAGGAGGTGGCCAGCTACAAACACCCCCGCGAGATCGAGTTCATCGAGGAACTGCCCCGGACGACCAGCGGGAAGATCCAGAAGTACAAGCTCGAGGACGAGGAGTAG
- a CDS encoding MBL fold metallo-hydrolase: protein MTPDTSCGTVRADRALSRIHRLEFDVPWPPKHVAAYLLEGPEPILIDAGAPEKAGESELREGLAEFDYEPTDIEHVLVTHIHSDHIGQLPALREAGATVHAPRAGLDRLERDLEAVRAGLRETAKSAGYRGDDRDEIVAEELESRRRDRRLVDPETARAVDPTGPVTVGDREFGVFETPGHEIDHLCYETTIEGTTVLFAGDALIESFRAGAFHVGFDRGAYEGVERYYEAMERLSETAATHAFPGHGPVFENPRRVVDMTRERLDALLEETVTALEAIEPATPVAIAEERVGDIRYHAPVLDTLGALGTLEKQCSASYEVDDGVRYYETE from the coding sequence ATGACTCCCGACACGTCTTGCGGTACCGTCCGGGCCGACCGCGCTCTCTCGCGGATCCATCGCCTCGAGTTCGACGTCCCCTGGCCGCCCAAACACGTCGCCGCCTATCTGCTCGAAGGGCCCGAACCGATTCTGATCGACGCGGGCGCGCCCGAGAAGGCGGGCGAGTCGGAACTCCGCGAGGGACTCGCCGAGTTCGACTACGAACCGACCGATATCGAGCACGTCCTGGTGACCCACATCCACAGCGATCACATCGGCCAGCTTCCCGCGCTGCGGGAGGCCGGCGCGACAGTCCACGCACCACGGGCGGGACTCGACCGACTCGAGCGCGACCTTGAGGCAGTCCGAGCCGGACTCCGCGAGACGGCGAAATCGGCGGGCTACCGGGGCGACGACCGCGACGAAATCGTCGCGGAGGAACTCGAATCCCGACGCCGGGACCGACGGTTAGTCGACCCCGAGACCGCTCGAGCGGTCGATCCGACGGGGCCGGTCACCGTCGGCGACCGCGAGTTCGGGGTCTTCGAGACGCCGGGCCACGAGATCGATCACCTGTGCTACGAGACGACGATCGAGGGAACAACGGTCCTCTTCGCGGGCGACGCGCTCATCGAATCGTTTCGCGCCGGGGCCTTTCACGTCGGGTTCGACCGCGGTGCCTACGAGGGGGTCGAGCGCTATTACGAGGCGATGGAGCGACTGAGCGAGACGGCCGCGACGCACGCCTTCCCTGGCCACGGGCCCGTCTTCGAGAACCCCCGGCGAGTCGTCGACATGACGCGGGAACGGTTGGACGCGTTGCTCGAGGAGACGGTGACGGCGCTCGAGGCGATCGAACCGGCGACGCCGGTGGCGATCGCCGAGGAGCGCGTCGGGGACATCCGGTACCACGCACCGGTGCTCGACACGCTTGGGGCACTGGGGACGCTCGAGAAGCAGTGCAGCGCATCCTACGAGGTCGACGACGGCGTCCGATACTACGAGACAGAGTGA
- the tfe gene encoding transcription factor E → MAFEDLLEDPVIQKYLHELVGPKGMPVAAAPPDGEVTDEELAEELDLELNDVRRALFILYENDLATYRRLRDEDSGWLTYLWTFEYDNIPENLEEEMYRLHEALDERREYERNHEFYLCEICSIRFEFGEAMDFNFECPECGSPLESMDNNRLVDAMDDRLDSLEDELNIDADA, encoded by the coding sequence ATGGCTTTTGAGGACCTGCTCGAGGACCCGGTGATCCAGAAATATTTGCACGAGCTGGTCGGTCCCAAGGGGATGCCCGTCGCGGCGGCACCCCCGGACGGCGAGGTGACCGACGAGGAGCTCGCGGAGGAACTGGACCTCGAGTTGAACGACGTCCGGCGCGCGCTGTTCATTCTCTACGAGAACGATCTCGCCACGTATCGGCGACTGCGCGACGAGGACTCGGGGTGGCTGACCTACCTCTGGACGTTCGAGTACGATAACATTCCGGAGAACCTCGAGGAAGAGATGTATCGGCTCCACGAGGCCTTAGACGAGCGCCGGGAGTACGAGCGCAACCACGAGTTCTACCTCTGTGAGATCTGCTCCATTCGATTCGAGTTCGGCGAGGCGATGGACTTCAACTTCGAGTGCCCCGAGTGTGGCTCGCCGCTCGAATCGATGGACAACAACCGACTGGTCGACGCGATGGACGACCGCCTCGATTCCCTCGAGGACGAACTCAACATCGACGCGGACGCCTAA
- a CDS encoding DUF2110 family protein, whose product MVVLATKLYVEGDARERSLDSLRSLVNNEIGELDVEFEIGIRHDDFPSVTIEGDDATVARNVLREEFGEIVPDLQAGETYIGTLESWDDDGFVLDAGQGEGVRIPTDELGLGPGSATQIRERYGLVQHLPLQFVYGGTDGDPSRLADAEQDRLYEWTRGDGRLNVNSATRAEVRATLNRAGHAQDYVTVERLGLLEQSVICTENTDPPGLLASVGEYLPAELRCVVP is encoded by the coding sequence ATGGTCGTACTCGCAACCAAACTCTACGTCGAAGGCGACGCTCGCGAACGATCGCTGGATTCCCTGCGCTCGCTGGTGAACAACGAGATCGGCGAACTCGATGTCGAGTTCGAAATCGGCATCCGCCACGACGATTTCCCCTCCGTAACGATCGAGGGCGACGACGCCACCGTCGCGCGGAACGTCCTCCGCGAGGAGTTCGGCGAGATCGTCCCCGATCTCCAGGCCGGCGAGACGTATATCGGGACGCTCGAGTCCTGGGACGACGACGGGTTCGTCCTCGACGCCGGACAGGGCGAAGGCGTGCGGATTCCGACCGACGAACTCGGGCTCGGCCCGGGATCGGCGACGCAGATCCGCGAACGGTACGGACTGGTCCAGCATCTCCCCCTCCAGTTCGTGTACGGCGGAACGGACGGCGATCCGTCTCGTCTCGCTGATGCCGAACAGGACCGCCTCTACGAGTGGACCCGCGGCGACGGCCGGCTCAACGTCAACAGCGCGACGCGGGCGGAAGTTCGAGCCACGCTCAACCGCGCGGGCCACGCACAGGACTACGTCACCGTCGAGCGACTCGGCCTGCTCGAGCAGAGCGTCATCTGCACGGAGAATACCGATCCGCCGGGGCTGCTCGCCAGCGTCGGCGAGTACCTCCCGGCCGAACTCCGCTGCGTCGTCCCCTAG
- a CDS encoding DUF5803 family protein — protein sequence MNRRLVLAAIAVALLATLAGCSALTGGISDEQLDQEGNYSDLRDSEADVAIDLEDGSLIDDGEFRAVYDLNGTEELSLYRSTLYRDEPLEINSVRYWYPNGTELTGSELEVEQGQSETSVQVPDENGTLAFSGDAGRKTFQLPAYVDGSYEVTVPEGHRTSNFLFGDVSPNGYDREVVDDRERLYWDDLDSTISLRYYLTRDIPLFLGLVGAAVLLGGIGIGYYYRQVKRLRKEREEFGLDIDTDDDSDGGPPGLL from the coding sequence ATGAATCGACGGCTCGTTCTCGCGGCGATTGCGGTCGCACTGCTCGCGACGCTAGCGGGCTGTTCGGCGCTGACGGGCGGTATTTCGGACGAACAGCTCGATCAGGAAGGGAACTACAGCGATCTGCGTGACAGCGAGGCCGACGTCGCCATCGATCTCGAAGACGGCAGCCTGATCGACGACGGCGAGTTCCGAGCGGTCTACGATCTCAACGGGACTGAGGAACTGTCGCTGTACCGATCGACGCTCTATCGCGACGAACCCTTAGAGATCAACAGCGTCCGCTACTGGTACCCCAACGGCACCGAGCTCACGGGCTCGGAGCTCGAGGTCGAGCAGGGACAGTCGGAGACGTCTGTGCAGGTGCCCGACGAGAACGGCACGCTCGCGTTCTCCGGTGACGCCGGCCGGAAGACGTTCCAGCTGCCGGCCTACGTCGATGGGTCCTACGAAGTGACGGTCCCCGAGGGCCATCGGACGTCGAACTTCCTGTTCGGAGACGTCTCGCCGAACGGGTACGACCGCGAGGTCGTCGACGACCGGGAGCGACTCTACTGGGACGACCTCGACAGCACGATCTCGCTCCGATACTACCTCACGCGGGATATTCCGCTGTTCCTGGGTCTCGTCGGGGCGGCCGTCCTGCTCGGTGGAATCGGGATCGGATACTACTACCGACAGGTCAAACGACTTCGGAAGGAACGCGAGGAGTTCGGCCTCGATATCGATACCGACGACGATTCGGACGGCGGACCGCCCGGACTCTTATAA
- a CDS encoding chemotaxis protein CheW, with the protein MTSASNGDPGSDDPITVLTFDLEEKRYCVRAASVASVLGVTDDEPLVDADDPWDAGTLSAAGERIRVVDLPRVFGSSFETAARVDDPRLLVFSATDGDDRYYGWLVDDVDVTRTVRTASLEAPRTNTTHIRGRLEIEDSDVVWLDERAIHG; encoded by the coding sequence ATGACATCGGCTTCGAACGGGGACCCCGGATCCGACGACCCCATCACAGTACTCACGTTCGACCTGGAAGAAAAACGGTACTGCGTCAGGGCCGCGTCGGTCGCCTCCGTTCTCGGCGTCACGGACGACGAACCCCTCGTGGATGCCGACGATCCGTGGGACGCGGGGACGCTCAGCGCCGCCGGCGAACGGATCAGGGTCGTCGATCTGCCGCGAGTGTTCGGATCCTCGTTCGAGACGGCGGCTCGCGTCGACGATCCGAGACTGCTCGTCTTTTCGGCCACCGACGGCGATGATCGGTACTACGGCTGGCTCGTCGACGACGTCGACGTGACCAGAACCGTCAGAACGGCCTCGCTCGAGGCGCCGCGAACGAACACGACTCACATCAGGGGACGACTCGAAATCGAGGATAGCGACGTCGTCTGGCTCGACGAACGGGCGATTCACGGATAA
- a CDS encoding chemotaxis protein CheW: MAPDLSETLLGIDSDDADRTGDSDTGDGEEEVLLQFLFVGLGEHRLALPVDAVRTITEPPAELTRVPRSPPAIEGLMDLRGEITAVIDPRVHFPVSESRTGRERLLVLDRASDQQSVAIRVDDVIGVETIPESDVFDEDTVEASELSGDVLEHPLIAALVTQERDPHADVGSMVTDDAAGVTASPETGGPLGTGGSAALSSTGGTSGGIGESVGEAFEVEPTEEATAEPDEEGDEADSTREVVVEATALIDVDKLLVASGQPQ; this comes from the coding sequence ATGGCCCCGGACCTCTCGGAAACGCTTCTCGGAATCGATAGCGACGACGCCGATCGAACCGGCGATTCGGACACCGGAGACGGGGAGGAGGAAGTCCTCCTCCAGTTCCTCTTCGTCGGCCTCGGCGAACACCGACTCGCGCTTCCGGTCGACGCAGTCAGAACGATCACCGAACCACCGGCGGAACTCACTCGAGTCCCACGCTCGCCCCCGGCTATCGAGGGACTGATGGACCTCCGAGGGGAGATCACTGCGGTCATCGACCCTCGCGTTCACTTCCCCGTCTCCGAATCGCGAACGGGACGCGAGCGCTTGCTCGTTCTCGACCGTGCGAGCGACCAACAGTCGGTCGCGATCCGGGTCGACGACGTCATCGGCGTCGAGACGATCCCCGAGAGCGACGTCTTCGACGAGGATACCGTCGAGGCCAGCGAACTCTCCGGCGACGTCCTCGAGCATCCCCTGATCGCCGCGCTCGTCACGCAGGAGCGGGACCCGCACGCCGACGTCGGAAGCATGGTGACCGACGACGCTGCCGGTGTGACGGCGAGCCCCGAAACCGGCGGTCCATTGGGGACTGGCGGGTCGGCGGCACTGTCGTCGACGGGCGGGACGAGCGGTGGAATCGGCGAGTCGGTGGGGGAAGCCTTCGAGGTCGAACCGACCGAGGAGGCGACCGCCGAACCGGACGAGGAAGGGGACGAGGCCGATTCGACGCGGGAAGTCGTCGTCGAGGCGACCGCGCTGATCGACGTCGACAAACTGTTGGTAGCGTCCGGACAGCCGCAATAA
- the cheY gene encoding chemotaxis protein CheY, producing MSTGVLIVDDSHFMRNLLRQILEQDYRILGEASNGAEAVKLYKEHDPDIVMMDIVMPKCNGIKATAAIKKIDPDARVIMCTSVGQREKMKLAVKAGADGYVTKPFEEPSVRKALSDVVAA from the coding sequence ATGTCGACAGGGGTGCTCATCGTGGACGACTCTCATTTTATGCGGAATCTATTGCGACAGATCTTGGAACAAGATTACCGCATCCTCGGAGAGGCGTCCAACGGCGCTGAGGCCGTCAAACTGTACAAAGAACACGACCCCGACATCGTCATGATGGATATCGTGATGCCCAAATGCAACGGCATCAAGGCGACTGCGGCGATCAAGAAAATCGACCCGGACGCCCGCGTCATCATGTGTACGAGCGTCGGACAGCGTGAGAAAATGAAACTCGCCGTGAAAGCTGGCGCGGACGGCTACGTCACGAAACCGTTCGAAGAACCCAGCGTCAGAAAGGCCCTTTCAGACGTCGTCGCTGCATGA